A single genomic interval of Oceanithermus profundus DSM 14977 harbors:
- a CDS encoding 4Fe-4S dicluster domain-containing protein, with amino-acid sequence MGFLDNLLGAFLKLTDPTPRYTGSRCLVEKYAVGGCDLCQQACPHEAVDLSHFTVQIDDTRCTGCGLCTQVCPGVALEFPLGPMQEALDKGRGQLKCSKAEGHGQEVLCLGRLTPGLLAEAASRHGPLTLARGDCEGCRIGGPTVPQALEQVIEEARRYYPELEVRLTTEALPGAVVGRRELFEQLLGGTRRMAAEVLPEPPEQLGLDEDHDLPAELRLRKMAAARSQGTVRWPAIQVLEGCTLCPVCANVCPTGAVKRTREGEEYALELEVAACTGCGGCVASCPPQVIELIEVGRDAVLAEEPLELYRGEPEWS; translated from the coding sequence GTGGGCTTCCTCGACAACCTGCTCGGGGCGTTCCTCAAGCTCACCGACCCCACGCCCCGCTACACCGGCAGCCGCTGCTTGGTGGAGAAGTACGCGGTGGGGGGGTGCGACCTGTGCCAGCAGGCCTGCCCCCACGAGGCCGTGGACCTCTCCCACTTCACCGTCCAGATCGACGACACCCGCTGCACCGGTTGCGGGCTGTGCACCCAGGTCTGCCCCGGGGTGGCGCTCGAGTTCCCGCTGGGGCCCATGCAGGAGGCACTCGACAAGGGCCGCGGCCAGCTCAAGTGCTCGAAGGCCGAGGGCCACGGCCAGGAGGTGCTCTGCCTGGGCCGGCTCACCCCCGGTCTGCTCGCCGAGGCGGCCAGCCGCCACGGCCCGCTCACCCTGGCCCGGGGCGACTGCGAGGGCTGCAGGATCGGCGGGCCCACGGTGCCCCAGGCGCTCGAACAGGTCATCGAGGAGGCCCGGCGATACTACCCGGAGCTGGAGGTGCGCCTGACCACCGAGGCCCTGCCCGGGGCGGTCGTGGGCCGGCGCGAGCTCTTCGAACAGCTGCTCGGCGGCACCAGGCGCATGGCCGCCGAGGTGCTGCCCGAGCCGCCCGAACAGCTGGGCCTCGACGAGGACCACGACCTTCCCGCCGAGCTGCGCCTGCGCAAGATGGCGGCGGCGCGCAGCCAGGGGACGGTGCGCTGGCCGGCCATCCAGGTGCTCGAGGGCTGCACCCTCTGCCCCGTCTGCGCCAACGTCTGCCCCACCGGGGCGGTCAAACGCACGCGCGAGGGCGAGGAGTACGCGCTCGAGCTGGAGGTGGCCGCCTGCACCGGCTGCGGCGGCTGCGTGGCCAGCTGCCCGCCGCAGGTGATCGAGCTGATCGAGGTTGGCCGGGACGCGGTGCTCGCCGAGGAGCCGCTGGAGCTCTACCGCGGCGAGCCGGAGTGGTCGTAG
- a CDS encoding HigA family addiction module antitoxin, with amino-acid sequence MRPAENRTPTHPGEVLLEEFLKPYGLTQKELAGRIGVSYPRVNELVHGKRGVTPDTALRLARLSGTTPEFWLNLQQAYDLYMARQRADHENIKPLRQGVA; translated from the coding sequence ATGAGGCCGGCTGAAAACCGAACCCCTACGCACCCTGGCGAGGTTTTGCTCGAGGAGTTCCTGAAGCCATACGGGCTGACCCAAAAGGAGCTGGCCGGGCGCATCGGCGTTTCCTACCCCCGCGTCAACGAGCTGGTCCACGGCAAGCGCGGCGTGACCCCCGACACCGCGCTTCGGCTCGCCCGGCTATCAGGCACCACGCCCGAGTTCTGGCTGAACCTGCAGCAAGCCTACGACCTCTACATGGCCCGTCAGCGCGCGGACCACGAAAACATCAAACCCCTGCGCCAGGGCGTCGCCTAG
- a CDS encoding bifunctional 3-deoxy-7-phosphoheptulonate synthase/chorismate mutase — protein sequence MEPRILELRREIDRINRELLTLLSERARIASEIGRIQTERGLGHYDPAREEEMLAYLTAENPGPFPDGTVKKLFKEIFKATLALEEQEDKQKFLFSRETRPEDTRVRVREAVFGAGPLLIAGPCAIESEEQMQATAEFLASRGVKVLRGGAYKPRTSPYAFQGLGVEGLKLGRAAADRYGMAFVTEVMDTRDVGVVSEYADILQVGARNMQNFALLREVGASGKPVLLKRGLSATVEEWFYAAEYVLSQGNDQVILVERGIRTYEKWTRNTLDLSGAVLAKQLTHLPVVVDVTHAAGRIDLLAPLARAALAAGVDAVHVEVHPNPKVAMSDNNQQMDFAQFDAFLDAVRDLLEPVRTRRG from the coding sequence ATGGAACCGCGCATCCTCGAACTGCGGCGGGAGATCGACCGCATCAACCGCGAACTGCTCACCTTGCTCTCGGAGCGGGCGCGCATCGCCTCCGAGATCGGGCGCATCCAGACCGAGCGCGGCCTGGGCCACTACGACCCGGCGCGCGAGGAGGAGATGCTCGCCTACCTGACCGCCGAGAACCCCGGCCCCTTCCCCGACGGCACGGTCAAGAAGCTGTTCAAGGAGATCTTCAAGGCCACGCTGGCGCTCGAGGAGCAGGAGGACAAGCAAAAGTTCCTCTTCTCGCGCGAGACCCGGCCCGAGGACACCCGGGTGCGGGTGCGCGAGGCGGTTTTCGGCGCGGGGCCGCTCCTGATCGCCGGCCCCTGCGCCATCGAGTCGGAAGAACAGATGCAGGCCACGGCCGAGTTCCTGGCCTCGCGCGGCGTCAAGGTGCTGCGCGGCGGGGCGTACAAGCCGCGGACCAGTCCCTACGCCTTCCAGGGCCTGGGCGTCGAGGGGCTGAAGCTGGGGCGGGCCGCGGCCGACCGCTACGGCATGGCCTTCGTGACCGAGGTGATGGACACCCGCGACGTGGGGGTCGTCTCCGAGTACGCCGACATCCTCCAGGTGGGAGCGCGCAACATGCAGAACTTCGCGCTCCTGCGCGAGGTGGGCGCGTCGGGCAAGCCGGTGCTGCTCAAGCGCGGCCTCAGCGCCACGGTGGAGGAGTGGTTCTACGCCGCCGAGTACGTGCTCAGCCAGGGCAACGACCAGGTCATCCTGGTCGAGCGCGGCATCCGCACCTACGAGAAGTGGACCCGCAACACCCTGGACCTCTCGGGGGCGGTGCTGGCCAAGCAGCTCACCCACCTGCCCGTCGTGGTGGACGTGACCCACGCCGCCGGCCGCATCGACCTGCTGGCGCCTTTGGCGCGGGCGGCGCTGGCCGCGGGGGTGGACGCGGTGCACGTGGAGGTGCACCCCAACCCCAAGGTGGCCATGTCGGACAACAACCAGCAGATGGACTTCGCGCAGTTCGACGCCTTCTTGGACGCGGTGCGCGACCTGCTCGAGCCCGTCCGGACGCGGCGCGGCTAG